The genomic DNA TTCCTTGCCTGTTGTGCTGATAGTGATCCCATGCTTGTACTTGGTCTTTCATCGTAAATAACGGCTAGCGAATGCTTTGCGTGATGGTCATTGAATAAAAGCTATTGCATGAAAGCTATTGCGTTAAAGCCAACCAATCAGAGTGATAAATGCAAAACAGCCAGCATTACGCTGGCTGTTTTTAATCACGGTGATACTTAGCTTGAAAACCGAATGGTGGCACAACAACCGTGCTGAGGATCTCCCGTTTGTTGGCGATCTTTCATGGTTAATTGCCAGCCGTATTTACGACAAATATCATTGGCGATGAGTAAGCCCAAACCATACCCTTGCGCAGTATTTGACTGCTCGCCTGTTGCTTGGTTTAGTCCAAGCCCAATACCTGTATCTGTGACGGTGAGGCTTTTTTCGGTGAGTACAACAGTTATGCTGCCAGCTTCGGTATAGGTGAAAGCATTTTTAATAATATTGCCCACCAAAATTTTTACCGCCGCTTCAGGCGCCTTGATGTGAGGTTGTTGCTGCACGGAGAGTTGATACACGACAGGCTTATTCGTGAGCAGCTCTTTGTGGCTTGCGATGACTCGCTCTATCTCTACTTGCAGTAGCGGACGACTGATTGCTTGATCCTGATTTTCATCACGGGTCAGTGTTAATAGCGTCGTCACAAAATCATTCATGTCGTTAGCGGCTGTCAGCATGCGTTGACGCTGCTTTTCAACAAAACTTGGCTCGGTTGATTGGCCTAGCAGGGATAGCCCGCCCTTGATCACCATCAGAGGCGTACGGAGTTCATGGCTGGCAAAGCGGTTAAAGGCGCGCTCTCGCTCCAGTACTGTTCGCACCTGTGCTTGGTGGCTGTTAAAGCTATCAACCAATACTTTGAGCTCTTGGGTCACGCCCGCTTTGGGGAGTGTCAAAGGTGATAAATCATCGGCACTGCGTTGCTCTAACTGACGTGCAAATCCACTAAGCGGTGAGGTTAAACGCTCGGTGATCCGCAATACCACATAGAGACAAGCAAGAATGAGTAGGGTCGAGATCAGAATCGACTGAATATGTGCTTCAAACATCTCAGTTTCGCTGCGTTCATAGACAGGGTCGATATTCACCCCATACACATTTTGTAAGCGGCCTCCTATGTCGAGCTGATATTTCACAATATAGAAATCGGTTGAGACTTCACCTTGTTTATACACTTCCGTTGCTCGCCCCAATTCAAGATTATCGGGAAGCTGAATCGATGAGGGGAGATTATTGTCACCGACATAAAACGTATCGTAGGGTGGAATGGTGATCTCAGTCATATTCCCTAGATGAATCGCAGGCAAAGCTTGTTCAAAGGAAGCCGCGAGACGATTACGCGCGTTAAATTTTTCAAGGTGCGTTACGGTCGACACAAACACAGAAAGGTGAATGGCAATGATGATCACAGCAACGATGCTGAAATAGAAAAAGGTAATTTGTTTGGCGGATTTAATGCTTTTCACTGCAGGCCTCATCACGTAATTGATAACCAAACTTAGGCACAGTGTGGATATAAGAGGAAGCAAAAGGCTTGTCGATTAGGTTGCGCAGTTGATAAATATGGCTACGTAGAATGTCTTTTTCAGGTTCATCATCTTTCCACAGGGCATGACTGATAGCTTGTTTACTGACATGCTGAGGCGCGCGCTGCATGAGTAACTGTAAGATGATGAACTGTGAAGGGTTCAGGGTGATATTTTTACCTTCACGCTGCGCACTGTGAGTTTGTAAGTTAAGTGAGAGACCTGAAAATGTTAGTACGTTGGTGCTCACTTCGCCTTGTCGTCTTCTGGTTAGCGCTATAATTCTAGCTTCTAATATTTCAAGGTCAAAAGGCTTAACCAAGTAATCATCGGCCCCCTTGGCAAAGCCTGTCAGGGTATCTTCGCGGGTATCAAGCGCCGTTAACATCAAAATCGGCGTGTCGTTGCCCTCGGTACGTAGCTGGTGGCAAATATCCATTCCATTCATTTTCGGTAGCATGATATCGAGAATGATTAAATCGTAATAGTTAGCTTGTGCTAAGGCTAAGCCGTGCTCGCCATTACTGGCGTGATCTAAGGTAAAGCCTTTGATTTCAAAATAATCGAAAATGATACCAGCAATATCAAGGTGATCTTCAACCAGGAGTATTTTCATCAGGGTCTCGCAGTAATAGGCCGAAAGTGGGCAGGAAAGCACCGCCTATAATGACATAGCTGGTAGTGAAAAAAATGTCGAGATGAAGCGGTATATTGGAACTGTGACACGAAAAGTGGATGTGAAATAAAGGTGTAGCCGATATTTTAAGTTGCATCTGAAGTCTAACTTATCCGAATCTACCCCTTGAGCTAACGGAGCTATTTATATTAGCATTACAGTAATACAGGTGATGGCGCTAACCGCCAGAGGGATAAAAAATGACAAAAGCAAAAATCGGTATTGTAACGGTAAGTGATCGTGCAAGCGCGGGCGTGTATGAAGACATTTCAGGTCTAGCGATTATCGATACACTTAACGACTACCTCACGTCAGAGTGGGAACCGGTTTATCAAGTGATCCCTGATGAGCAAGATGTGATCGAAGCAACGCTGATCAAAATGGCAGACGAAGACAACTGTAGCCTGATTGTGACAACGGGTGGTA from Photobacterium sanguinicancri includes the following:
- a CDS encoding sensor histidine kinase, with the translated sequence MKSIKSAKQITFFYFSIVAVIIIAIHLSVFVSTVTHLEKFNARNRLAASFEQALPAIHLGNMTEITIPPYDTFYVGDNNLPSSIQLPDNLELGRATEVYKQGEVSTDFYIVKYQLDIGGRLQNVYGVNIDPVYERSETEMFEAHIQSILISTLLILACLYVVLRITERLTSPLSGFARQLEQRSADDLSPLTLPKAGVTQELKVLVDSFNSHQAQVRTVLERERAFNRFASHELRTPLMVIKGGLSLLGQSTEPSFVEKQRQRMLTAANDMNDFVTTLLTLTRDENQDQAISRPLLQVEIERVIASHKELLTNKPVVYQLSVQQQPHIKAPEAAVKILVGNIIKNAFTYTEAGSITVVLTEKSLTVTDTGIGLGLNQATGEQSNTAQGYGLGLLIANDICRKYGWQLTMKDRQQTGDPQHGCCATIRFSS
- a CDS encoding response regulator transcription factor gives rise to the protein MKILLVEDHLDIAGIIFDYFEIKGFTLDHASNGEHGLALAQANYYDLIILDIMLPKMNGMDICHQLRTEGNDTPILMLTALDTREDTLTGFAKGADDYLVKPFDLEILEARIIALTRRRQGEVSTNVLTFSGLSLNLQTHSAQREGKNITLNPSQFIILQLLMQRAPQHVSKQAISHALWKDDEPEKDILRSHIYQLRNLIDKPFASSYIHTVPKFGYQLRDEACSEKH